A region from the Sandaracinus amylolyticus genome encodes:
- a CDS encoding LysR family transcriptional regulator, whose protein sequence is MAHARAMDWESCRVFLEVARAGSFSSAARTLGISQPTVGRRIAALESALGVRLVVRRAREIVLTADGEALVADVRRMEDALVVAQRRLLAQSTDDAAPVRVSVTEGLGTFLVRELAGTTEPRLSFVVANETVDLSRRVADLAVRLVRPQQPDLIARRVGTLRFGLYASPSYLARRGVPRRASDLAKHELVRWGGTLRPAFDRWVDAHAGDARPGLVVDSLALMREAARAGWGIVAGACVVHDGDPALRRVLPRASLPAMEVWLAAHRDVRRGPRVSRTWALLEQVLRAELGDGA, encoded by the coding sequence ACGCTCGGGATCAGCCAGCCCACGGTGGGACGCCGCATCGCGGCGCTCGAGAGCGCGCTCGGGGTGCGTCTCGTCGTACGGCGGGCGCGCGAGATCGTCCTGACCGCCGACGGCGAGGCGCTCGTCGCCGACGTGCGCCGCATGGAGGACGCGCTCGTCGTCGCGCAGCGGCGCCTGCTCGCGCAGAGCACCGACGACGCCGCACCGGTGCGGGTGTCGGTCACCGAGGGCCTCGGGACGTTCCTCGTGCGCGAGCTCGCGGGGACCACCGAGCCGCGTCTCTCGTTCGTCGTGGCCAACGAGACGGTCGATCTCTCGCGGCGTGTCGCCGACCTCGCCGTTCGCCTCGTCCGCCCGCAGCAGCCCGACCTCATCGCGCGGCGCGTCGGCACGCTGCGCTTCGGGCTCTATGCGTCGCCGTCGTACCTCGCGCGCCGCGGCGTACCTCGGCGTGCGAGCGATCTCGCGAAGCACGAGCTCGTGCGGTGGGGCGGCACGCTGCGTCCGGCGTTCGATCGATGGGTGGACGCGCACGCGGGCGATGCGCGACCTGGGCTCGTCGTCGACAGCCTCGCGCTCATGCGCGAAGCCGCGCGCGCGGGGTGGGGCATCGTCGCAGGCGCGTGCGTCGTGCACGACGGCGATCCCGCGCTGCGACGTGTGCTCCCGCGCGCGTCACTGCCCGCGATGGAGGTGTGGCTCGCGGCGCATCGCGACGTTCGCCGTGGGCCGCGCGTGTCGCGCACGTGGGCGCTGCTCGAGCAGGTGCTGCGCGCCGAGCTCGGCGACGGCGCGTGA